The following coding sequences are from one Tolumonas lignilytica window:
- the mutS gene encoding DNA mismatch repair protein MutS: MLPASSAPQSLTPHTPMMQQYLGLKAQHPNILLFYRMGDFYELFYDDARKAAELLDISLTKRGQSAGQPIPMAGVPYHAVEGYLSRLVQLGESVAICEQIGDPATSKGPVERKVVRIITPGTLTDEALLNERQDNLIVAVDFFAPHYGLAAMDVASGRFVINQFTRQETLAAELQRLNPAELLYSENFPDVDLLGHCRGLRRRPAWEFEFSTAYHLLCQQFTTQDLRGFGVEDEKIALQSAGALLQYVRDTQRTTLPHIQGIRLEKSEQMVVMDAATRRNLELTSNLAGGLENTLAAVLDNTATPMGSRLLKRWLHQPIRNKSQLLQRQDVISALLSQQAMDQLTPLLKQIGDVERILARLALRSARPRDLSRLRTAFQQLPVLQSTLKENQTLAPLAQSISTFPELQDLLEQAIVENPPVILRDGGVIASGYHAELDELRDLETGATHYLEELEIRERQRTGISTLKVSYNKVHGFYIDVTKANAHLVPVDYVRRQTLKNNERYLIPELKEYEEKVLTAQSRALALEKQLYEELLDQLLPHLSALQVSAAAVAELDVLNNLAERAQTLNYHRPELTDEPGIQFRAGRHPVVEQSLQAPFIANDLHLHEQRRMLIITGPNMGGKSTYMRQTALIVLLAYIGAYVPAESAQIGPIDRIFTRIGASDDLASGRSTFMVEMTETANILHNATHQSLVLMDEIGRGTSTYDGLSLAWACAEHLAQQINAYTLFATHYFELTQLAEQQDRIVNVHFDAIEHGETVAFMHTVQEGAANRSYGIQVAALAGVPRHVLQQARTKLHELENRDHVRSNERPQNIIAAETLTLPSVKDTQLYRTLNQLEPDTLSPREALDWLYKIKELARTELLD; the protein is encoded by the coding sequence ATGCTACCAGCCTCTTCTGCACCGCAATCACTGACGCCGCATACGCCCATGATGCAACAATATCTTGGGTTGAAAGCCCAACATCCAAACATATTGTTGTTTTATCGGATGGGTGACTTCTATGAGTTATTTTATGATGATGCACGCAAAGCGGCAGAGTTATTAGACATATCGCTGACAAAGCGAGGGCAGTCAGCCGGTCAACCCATTCCTATGGCAGGCGTGCCCTATCATGCCGTTGAAGGTTATCTGAGTCGATTGGTGCAATTGGGTGAGTCCGTCGCAATTTGTGAACAAATCGGTGATCCTGCAACCAGCAAAGGGCCGGTAGAACGAAAAGTCGTTCGCATTATCACTCCTGGCACACTGACCGATGAGGCATTGCTGAACGAGCGACAGGATAACCTGATTGTAGCCGTGGATTTTTTCGCCCCCCATTATGGTCTGGCCGCTATGGACGTAGCATCAGGACGTTTTGTGATCAATCAATTCACTCGGCAGGAAACTCTGGCGGCGGAACTGCAGCGCCTTAATCCGGCGGAGTTACTCTATTCTGAAAATTTTCCCGATGTAGACTTACTCGGTCATTGCCGCGGATTGCGGCGCCGTCCAGCCTGGGAATTTGAGTTCAGCACCGCATATCACTTGCTGTGTCAGCAATTCACTACTCAAGACCTACGTGGGTTTGGCGTCGAAGACGAAAAAATTGCCTTACAGTCTGCTGGTGCACTGCTGCAATATGTTCGCGACACGCAACGGACGACGCTCCCCCATATTCAAGGTATTCGCCTAGAAAAAAGCGAACAAATGGTGGTCATGGATGCGGCGACCCGCCGTAACCTTGAGTTAACCAGTAACTTAGCCGGTGGCTTGGAAAACACTCTCGCGGCAGTGCTGGATAACACCGCCACTCCGATGGGAAGTCGGTTACTGAAGCGTTGGTTGCATCAACCAATCCGGAACAAAAGTCAGTTATTGCAACGCCAAGATGTGATTAGTGCGTTGTTAAGCCAGCAAGCAATGGATCAACTGACACCCCTATTAAAGCAAATTGGTGATGTGGAACGTATTCTTGCCCGTCTGGCTTTACGCTCTGCCCGTCCACGCGATTTGAGCCGGTTGCGTACTGCGTTTCAGCAACTGCCCGTTTTACAATCGACGCTGAAAGAAAACCAGACACTGGCACCATTGGCTCAGTCGATCAGCACTTTTCCTGAATTACAGGATTTATTAGAGCAGGCTATCGTTGAAAATCCCCCGGTAATATTAAGAGATGGGGGTGTGATCGCATCCGGTTATCATGCTGAACTGGATGAACTGCGGGATTTGGAAACCGGTGCGACGCACTATCTGGAAGAACTGGAAATCCGTGAGCGCCAGCGAACAGGGATTTCGACCCTGAAGGTGAGTTACAACAAAGTTCATGGTTTTTACATTGATGTCACCAAAGCCAACGCCCACCTAGTACCAGTGGACTATGTCCGTCGTCAAACATTAAAAAACAATGAACGTTACTTGATTCCGGAACTCAAAGAATACGAAGAAAAAGTGCTGACCGCGCAAAGCCGAGCGTTAGCACTGGAAAAACAGTTGTATGAAGAGTTGCTCGATCAATTACTTCCGCACCTGTCGGCATTACAGGTGAGCGCAGCCGCAGTGGCTGAATTGGATGTATTAAATAATCTGGCGGAACGCGCTCAAACACTGAATTATCATCGTCCTGAACTCACCGACGAACCCGGCATTCAGTTCAGAGCCGGGCGCCATCCTGTGGTTGAGCAAAGCCTGCAAGCCCCCTTTATTGCCAACGACCTGCATTTGCATGAACAGCGTCGCATGTTGATCATTACCGGGCCCAACATGGGAGGAAAATCCACCTATATGAGACAAACAGCCCTGATTGTGCTGTTAGCTTATATTGGTGCGTATGTGCCTGCCGAATCAGCACAGATTGGCCCCATTGACCGCATTTTTACGCGTATTGGTGCATCCGATGATCTTGCCTCCGGCCGTTCCACCTTTATGGTTGAAATGACCGAAACCGCCAATATTTTGCATAATGCCACGCATCAAAGTCTGGTACTGATGGATGAGATTGGCCGGGGAACCAGTACCTACGATGGTTTATCGCTCGCTTGGGCTTGTGCTGAACATTTAGCTCAACAGATCAATGCATACACCCTGTTTGCGACCCATTATTTTGAATTGACGCAATTAGCTGAGCAGCAAGACAGAATCGTTAATGTTCATTTTGATGCCATCGAACACGGTGAAACCGTCGCATTCATGCATACGGTACAGGAAGGAGCAGCCAATCGATCTTATGGCATTCAGGTTGCCGCACTTGCCGGTGTACCTCGACATGTATTGCAGCAGGCAAGAACTAAATTACATGAGCTGGAAAATCGCGACCATGTCCGTAGCAATGAACGTCCACAAAATATAATCGCTGCGGAAACGCTCACCCTCCCCTCAGTCAAAGATACGCAATTATATCGGACCTTAAACCAACTGGAGCCCGACACGCTATCGCCGAGAGAAGCATTGGACTGGCTGTATAAAATTAAAGAGCTGGCCAGAACAGAACTTCTAGACTAA
- the truD gene encoding tRNA pseudouridine(13) synthase TruD — translation MSKTFDLDWPYRFGKPEKTALLKAEPADFQVIEDLGFTLSGQGEHLFVRIRKTSENTAWVAKLLAEHIGIPLSAVSWAGLKDRHAVTEQWFGLHLPGKSDPDLSGLQSDTIQVLQTIRHDKKLRPGALRGNFFCLRLRELSQSRDLDMRLQQISQLGVPNYFGPQRFGHNGNNLLAAEEMFAGRRVHDRQKRSIYLSAARSYIFNQVVAARVRDNCLHEPMLGDCLLFNNSDDYLIFDKKMDKQSIAQRIEFGELVTSAPLWGVGENLSQRDALTWESAVLAAHSDWLRALELSGMQQERRKAVLRSQDLRWRWLDNGLELHFSLSAGSYATSLIRELVITRENSYDENFGQQ, via the coding sequence ATGAGTAAAACGTTCGATCTTGATTGGCCTTACCGTTTCGGAAAACCTGAAAAAACGGCTTTACTGAAGGCTGAACCCGCAGATTTTCAGGTGATCGAAGATTTGGGGTTTACCCTGTCAGGCCAGGGTGAACATCTGTTTGTCCGGATTCGGAAAACCAGCGAAAACACCGCATGGGTAGCGAAACTGTTGGCTGAACATATTGGTATCCCCCTTTCTGCGGTCAGTTGGGCGGGGTTGAAAGATCGACATGCCGTCACTGAACAGTGGTTTGGTTTGCATCTGCCGGGGAAGTCAGATCCTGACTTGAGTGGGTTACAATCTGATACTATTCAAGTTTTACAAACAATTAGGCATGATAAAAAGCTGAGACCTGGCGCATTACGTGGTAATTTCTTCTGTCTGCGTTTGCGGGAACTGAGCCAAAGCCGTGATTTAGATATGCGACTACAGCAGATATCACAATTGGGTGTGCCTAATTACTTTGGTCCGCAACGCTTTGGTCATAATGGTAACAATTTATTAGCCGCGGAAGAGATGTTTGCCGGACGACGAGTCCATGATCGTCAGAAAAGATCGATCTATTTATCGGCAGCGCGGAGTTATATTTTCAATCAGGTGGTCGCCGCCCGTGTTCGCGATAATTGCTTGCATGAACCCATGCTGGGCGACTGTTTGTTGTTTAACAATAGCGACGATTATCTGATTTTTGATAAGAAAATGGATAAACAGTCGATTGCGCAACGCATTGAGTTTGGCGAACTGGTGACCAGTGCGCCTTTATGGGGGGTGGGTGAAAATCTGAGCCAGCGAGATGCATTGACTTGGGAGTCGGCCGTATTAGCCGCTCATTCTGATTGGTTACGGGCATTAGAGCTGTCGGGAATGCAACAGGAACGGCGTAAGGCTGTGTTACGTAGCCAGGATTTACGCTGGCGCTGGCTGGATAATGGGTTAGAACTCCATTTTTCTTTGTCTGCCGGTAGCTATGCAACTAGCCTGATCCGCGAATTGGTTATAACACGAGAAAATAGTTACGATGAAAATTTTGGTCAGCAATGA
- the surE gene encoding 5'/3'-nucleotidase SurE, whose product MKILVSNDDGINAQGLQCLSEALCALGDVVVVAPDRNRSGASNSLTLENPIRVDTLETGKRYSVKGTPTDCVHFAVNKLLDPWPDIVVSGINHGANLGDDVIYSGTVAAATEGRHMGLPAIAVSLVGEMHFASAAHYACLLVSRLRTHPLPSDQILNVNVPDLPLEQIRGIKVTRLGNRHRGEKMIVMQDPRGKPVYWIGPPGEKQDAGEGTDFQAVELGYVSITPLQVDMTAYGSVSELTAWVEEFK is encoded by the coding sequence ATGAAAATTTTGGTCAGCAATGATGATGGAATAAATGCACAGGGTTTGCAGTGTCTGAGTGAGGCATTGTGTGCTCTGGGGGATGTTGTTGTTGTTGCGCCAGATCGTAATCGCAGTGGTGCCAGTAATTCGCTGACATTAGAAAACCCGATCAGAGTGGATACGCTGGAAACCGGTAAGCGTTATTCTGTGAAAGGGACACCGACTGATTGTGTACATTTTGCGGTGAATAAGCTCCTTGATCCCTGGCCTGATATTGTCGTATCTGGGATCAACCATGGTGCAAACCTAGGGGATGATGTAATTTATTCAGGTACTGTGGCGGCAGCAACAGAAGGCCGTCACATGGGGTTACCTGCAATCGCTGTATCGTTGGTCGGTGAAATGCATTTTGCTTCGGCTGCACATTACGCATGTTTACTGGTGTCTCGTTTACGGACTCATCCTCTTCCGTCAGATCAGATTTTGAATGTTAATGTGCCTGATTTGCCTTTGGAGCAGATCCGTGGGATTAAAGTGACGCGCCTTGGTAATCGCCATCGCGGTGAAAAAATGATCGTGATGCAAGATCCACGAGGAAAACCGGTTTACTGGATTGGACCTCCTGGTGAGAAACAAGATGCGGGAGAAGGCACGGATTTTCAGGCGGTTGAATTGGGGTATGTATCTATCACGCCATTGCAGGTCGATATGACGGCCTACGGTAGCGTTTCTGAATTAACAGCATGGGTTGAGGAGTTTAAGTAA
- a CDS encoding peptidoglycan DD-metalloendopeptidase family protein, with the protein MKFINSTWVFMRRLNIKKIDFSLLLCLCSLAITACTSSSVPAPVSDAGNRHQKKFTHKNNSENQHAPSVSNITGTERPKLTPGTAYTAKPGDTLYAIAWMYGADVRVLAEQNAIKAPYNVYTGQVLHYSLPNADLAKNNSTESTALPDHRVKVGDSLSILAEKNGFRLAELGAFNHIKPPFVIHPGQIIHFPAQPQLKPENDATNSPSFGPKDSFHEERAVDQKSVKSNKKSVVAENETAYAGSTKQIPNKLLTWRWPTKGKVVGGFNAGDQSNKGIDISGKRGQPVVAAASGRVVYAGNALRGYGNLIIIKHNEDYLSAYAHNDTLRVTEQQVVKAGQKIADMGSSESSDVRLHFEIRYHGQSVNPLRYLPKR; encoded by the coding sequence GTGAAGTTTATTAATTCAACGTGGGTATTCATGCGCAGATTAAATATAAAAAAGATCGATTTCAGTTTGCTGTTGTGCTTGTGTTCACTGGCAATCACCGCATGCACTTCTTCTTCAGTTCCTGCACCGGTTAGCGATGCGGGTAATCGTCACCAGAAGAAATTTACACATAAAAATAATTCAGAGAACCAACATGCGCCTTCAGTGTCCAATATAACAGGCACCGAACGTCCGAAACTGACTCCTGGTACCGCGTATACCGCGAAACCGGGTGATACGTTATATGCCATTGCTTGGATGTATGGGGCTGATGTACGTGTATTGGCTGAGCAGAATGCGATCAAGGCGCCGTACAACGTCTATACCGGGCAAGTATTGCACTATTCATTACCTAATGCTGATTTAGCTAAAAATAATTCAACTGAGTCGACAGCGCTGCCGGATCATCGCGTTAAAGTCGGCGATAGTTTATCGATACTGGCAGAGAAAAATGGTTTTCGTTTGGCAGAACTTGGGGCGTTTAATCACATAAAGCCACCTTTTGTGATCCACCCGGGGCAAATAATTCATTTTCCCGCGCAACCCCAGCTTAAACCAGAAAATGATGCAACAAACAGTCCATCTTTTGGTCCAAAAGACTCCTTTCATGAGGAGCGTGCAGTAGATCAGAAATCTGTAAAAAGCAATAAAAAATCGGTTGTTGCTGAAAATGAAACTGCCTATGCTGGTTCTACGAAACAAATCCCTAACAAATTATTAACGTGGCGATGGCCCACGAAAGGTAAAGTGGTTGGTGGCTTCAATGCTGGGGATCAGAGTAATAAAGGGATTGATATATCAGGAAAACGTGGTCAACCGGTAGTCGCAGCAGCAAGCGGACGGGTCGTATATGCTGGTAATGCACTTCGCGGATATGGAAATCTGATCATTATCAAACATAACGAGGATTACCTCTCAGCGTATGCACACAACGATACGTTGCGGGTGACAGAGCAACAAGTGGTTAAAGCTGGGCAAAAGATTGCCGATATGGGTAGTAGCGAATCATCAGATGTAAGATTGCATTTTGAGATCCGTTATCACGGCCAATCAGTAAATCCATTGAGATATTTGCCAAAACGATAG
- the rpoS gene encoding RNA polymerase sigma factor RpoS, whose product MSVTERADSDLELLDLQDPVEMDEIAELDVDITDAADEIPVSPTLNRIMDATQLYLGEIGFSPLLTAEEEVYFARRALRGDEAARNRMIESNLRLVVKIARRYNNRGLALLDLVEEGNLGLIRAVEKFDPERGFRFSTYATWWIRQTVERAIMNQTRTIRLPIHVVKELNVYLRTARELAQRLDHEPTAEDIASLLDKPVEEVSRMLKLNEKICSVDTPIAGDGDKSLIDILTDDRINCPEDQTQDDDMQHSIIVWLEQLNPKQREVLARRFGLLGYEPATLEEVGEEIGLTRERVRQIQVEGLRRMKDMLTQQGLSVETLFQLD is encoded by the coding sequence ATGAGTGTAACTGAACGTGCTGATAGTGATTTGGAACTGTTAGATCTGCAAGATCCGGTAGAAATGGATGAAATTGCCGAGCTTGATGTTGATATAACAGACGCTGCAGATGAAATCCCAGTCTCACCCACACTTAACCGCATTATGGATGCGACTCAACTTTATCTCGGCGAAATTGGTTTCTCTCCTTTGCTGACTGCGGAAGAAGAGGTCTATTTTGCCCGTCGGGCATTGCGGGGTGATGAAGCCGCCCGTAACCGTATGATAGAGTCTAATTTACGTTTAGTTGTCAAAATAGCCCGCCGTTATAACAACCGGGGTCTGGCATTATTGGACTTGGTTGAGGAAGGTAACCTAGGGCTGATTCGTGCTGTTGAAAAGTTTGATCCTGAACGAGGCTTCCGTTTTTCCACCTATGCAACCTGGTGGATCCGTCAGACAGTGGAACGGGCCATCATGAATCAGACCCGTACCATTCGTTTACCTATTCATGTTGTCAAAGAACTCAATGTCTATTTGCGCACTGCCCGTGAACTGGCACAACGGCTAGATCACGAACCGACCGCAGAAGATATCGCCAGCCTGTTAGATAAGCCGGTAGAAGAAGTTTCCCGGATGTTGAAGCTGAATGAGAAAATTTGTTCAGTAGATACGCCAATTGCAGGCGATGGTGATAAGTCACTGATAGATATTCTGACTGATGACCGGATTAATTGTCCGGAAGATCAAACACAAGATGATGATATGCAACACAGTATCATTGTGTGGCTGGAACAGTTGAATCCTAAACAACGTGAGGTATTGGCTCGTCGGTTTGGTTTATTGGGGTATGAGCCTGCAACCTTGGAAGAGGTGGGTGAAGAAATAGGGTTAACCCGCGAACGCGTACGCCAGATTCAGGTTGAAGGGCTTCGCAGAATGAAGGATATGCTAACGCAACAAGGGTTATCGGTAGAAACCTTATTCCAGCTAGACTGA
- the ispD gene encoding 2-C-methyl-D-erythritol 4-phosphate cytidylyltransferase, protein MQTFTAVVPAAGRGSRMQANKPKQYLSLGDKTIIEHTLSRLLAHPQIGKVVVVISEDDHYFSSLPIASHPQIEVTIGGPERAISVLNGLACVETDWVLVHDAARPCITTADLDALFSVATDSDDGAILAVPVKDTMKRADAQNCIEQTVERGHLWHALTPQMFPTQPLADAIDAGLSQSIVLTDDASAMELAGFKPRLVTGRADNIKVTQPEDLALAAFILQQQELS, encoded by the coding sequence ATGCAGACATTTACCGCCGTAGTGCCCGCCGCAGGCCGTGGAAGCCGGATGCAGGCTAATAAGCCAAAGCAATATTTATCATTAGGTGATAAAACGATCATTGAGCATACACTGAGCCGTTTGTTGGCACATCCACAAATTGGCAAAGTGGTGGTGGTCATTTCCGAAGATGATCACTATTTTTCATCTCTGCCCATCGCCAGCCATCCCCAAATTGAAGTCACCATCGGCGGGCCAGAGCGGGCTATATCGGTATTAAATGGTCTGGCATGCGTCGAAACGGATTGGGTATTGGTACATGATGCAGCGCGTCCGTGTATCACTACAGCAGATCTGGATGCCTTATTTTCGGTTGCGACAGACAGTGATGACGGTGCCATTCTGGCCGTTCCGGTGAAAGACACAATGAAACGCGCCGATGCGCAAAATTGCATTGAGCAGACCGTCGAACGTGGTCATCTGTGGCATGCCCTGACACCTCAAATGTTTCCAACTCAACCCTTGGCTGATGCGATTGATGCGGGATTATCCCAGTCGATTGTATTGACAGATGATGCCTCAGCAATGGAGTTGGCCGGTTTCAAACCGCGTCTGGTGACCGGGCGAGCGGACAACATCAAAGTCACCCAACCAGAAGATCTGGCGCTGGCGGCCTTTATTCTGCAACAACAGGAGTTGTCATGA
- the eno gene encoding phosphopyruvate hydratase has protein sequence MAKIVKVIGREIIDSRGNPTVEAEVHLEGGFVGMAAAPSGASTGSREALELRDGDKARFLGKGVLKAVANITDIIAPALIGKDATAQAAVDQIMLDLDATENKTNLGANAILAVSLANAKAAAASKGMPLYAWIAELNGTPGVYSMPLPMMNIINGGEHADNNVDIQEFMIQPVGAKTIKEALRIGAEVFHNLAKVLKAKGLSTAVGDEGGFAPNLESNAAALAAIKEAVEKAGYVLGKDVTLAMDCASSEFYNKETGNYELKGEGKTFTKEQFSDYLYDLTEQYPIVSIEDGQDESDWAGWDYQTKKLGGKIQLVGDDLFVTNTKILARGIKENIANSILIKFNQIGSLTETLAAIKMAKDAGYTAVISHRSGETEDATIADLAVGTAAGQIKTGSMSRSDRVAKYNQLIRIEEALGAKAPFNGLKEVKGQA, from the coding sequence ATGGCTAAAATCGTCAAAGTGATCGGTCGTGAAATCATCGACTCACGCGGCAACCCAACTGTAGAAGCTGAAGTTCACCTGGAAGGTGGTTTCGTTGGTATGGCTGCTGCTCCGTCTGGTGCATCTACCGGCTCTCGCGAAGCACTGGAACTGCGTGACGGTGACAAAGCTCGTTTCCTGGGTAAAGGTGTTCTGAAGGCTGTTGCTAACATCACTGACATCATCGCTCCTGCTCTGATTGGCAAAGATGCTACCGCTCAGGCTGCTGTTGACCAGATCATGCTGGACCTGGACGCTACTGAAAACAAAACTAACCTGGGTGCGAACGCTATCCTGGCTGTTTCTCTGGCGAACGCTAAAGCAGCTGCTGCTTCTAAAGGCATGCCACTGTACGCTTGGATCGCTGAACTGAACGGCACTCCAGGTGTTTACTCTATGCCTCTGCCAATGATGAACATCATCAACGGTGGTGAGCACGCTGACAACAACGTTGATATCCAAGAATTCATGATTCAACCAGTTGGCGCGAAAACTATCAAAGAAGCTCTGCGTATCGGCGCTGAAGTATTCCACAACCTGGCTAAAGTTCTGAAAGCAAAAGGCCTGAGCACTGCAGTTGGTGACGAAGGTGGTTTCGCTCCTAACCTGGAATCTAACGCTGCTGCACTGGCTGCAATCAAAGAAGCAGTAGAAAAAGCTGGCTACGTTCTGGGTAAAGACGTAACTCTGGCTATGGACTGTGCTTCTTCTGAGTTCTACAACAAAGAAACTGGTAACTACGAACTGAAAGGCGAAGGCAAAACCTTCACTAAAGAACAGTTCTCTGACTACCTGTATGACCTGACTGAACAATACCCAATTGTTTCTATCGAAGACGGTCAGGACGAATCTGACTGGGCTGGCTGGGATTACCAGACCAAGAAACTGGGTGGCAAAATCCAGCTGGTTGGTGACGACCTGTTCGTAACTAACACCAAAATCCTGGCTCGTGGTATCAAAGAAAACATCGCTAACTCTATCCTGATCAAATTCAACCAGATCGGTTCTCTGACCGAAACTCTGGCTGCGATCAAAATGGCGAAAGACGCTGGTTACACTGCAGTTATCTCTCACCGTTCAGGCGAAACTGAAGATGCTACCATCGCTGACCTGGCTGTTGGTACCGCTGCTGGCCAGATCAAAACTGGTTCTATGAGCCGTTCTGACCGTGTTGCTAAATACAACCAACTGATCCGTATCGAAGAAGCTCTGGGTGCCAAAGCTCCTTTCAACGGTCTGAAAGAAGTGAAAGGTCAGGCTTAA
- the ispF gene encoding 2-C-methyl-D-erythritol 2,4-cyclodiphosphate synthase has translation MIRIGHGFDVHRFGGEGPCTLGGVKVPYEQGLIAHSDGDVVLHAVADALLGAIAAGDIGRHFPDTDPQFKGIDSRILLRDVFARVKQNGFKLGNLDVTILAQAPRMAPHIPAMCDNLAVDLDAQISQVNVKATTTEKLGFTGRKEGIAVEAVVLLVSSDE, from the coding sequence ATGATCCGGATTGGTCACGGCTTTGATGTCCATCGTTTTGGTGGTGAAGGCCCCTGTACCCTAGGCGGTGTAAAAGTACCATATGAACAGGGTCTCATCGCGCACTCCGATGGTGATGTTGTGTTACATGCTGTGGCCGATGCTCTCCTTGGGGCTATTGCGGCTGGCGATATTGGCCGGCATTTTCCAGATACCGATCCACAATTCAAAGGCATTGATAGTCGTATCCTGCTGCGCGATGTATTTGCCCGGGTAAAACAAAACGGTTTTAAACTAGGTAATCTCGATGTGACTATTCTGGCGCAGGCGCCCAGAATGGCGCCGCATATTCCGGCAATGTGCGATAATCTGGCGGTAGATTTAGACGCACAAATCTCGCAAGTCAATGTAAAGGCGACGACCACGGAAAAACTTGGGTTTACCGGTCGTAAAGAGGGTATTGCTGTCGAAGCGGTTGTATTGTTGGTCTCTTCTGATGAGTAA
- a CDS encoding protein-L-isoaspartate(D-aspartate) O-methyltransferase, with protein sequence MRGTVAYLLIRQLQELGIKDERVLTAMANVPRNYFVDEAISHQAWENTALPIGFGQTISQPYIVARMTEQLIENNPQNVLEVGTGSGYQTAVLSQLIPHVYTVERIKALQYQARRRLQRLDFHNIAMRHGDGWAGWASKAPFDAIIVTAAAEKVPEALLSQLADGGRMVIPVGEYKQELLLIEKYGKRTRTEVLEAVRFVPLVHGELM encoded by the coding sequence GTGCGAGGCACGGTCGCTTATCTTTTAATCAGACAATTGCAAGAACTCGGCATTAAAGATGAGCGAGTGCTGACGGCTATGGCTAACGTACCCCGCAATTATTTTGTCGATGAAGCAATATCTCATCAGGCATGGGAAAATACGGCGTTACCCATTGGCTTCGGTCAGACTATCTCTCAACCTTATATCGTGGCCAGAATGACGGAGCAACTGATCGAGAATAACCCCCAGAATGTTCTTGAGGTTGGAACGGGGTCTGGTTATCAAACAGCAGTGCTCTCCCAACTGATCCCGCATGTTTATACCGTTGAACGAATCAAAGCGTTGCAATATCAAGCACGTAGAAGATTGCAGCGGCTTGATTTTCACAACATAGCTATGCGACATGGTGATGGCTGGGCTGGATGGGCAAGCAAGGCACCTTTTGATGCAATTATCGTCACGGCGGCGGCTGAAAAAGTACCGGAGGCATTGCTGTCTCAGTTAGCTGACGGTGGTCGGATGGTTATTCCGGTCGGGGAATATAAGCAAGAATTACTACTCATTGAAAAATATGGAAAAAGAACCAGAACAGAAGTGTTGGAAGCTGTACGCTTCGTGCCTCTGGTGCATGGTGAGTTAATGTGA
- the ftsB gene encoding cell division protein FtsB produces MRLFTLILIVLLALVQRQLWFGKNGLVEYRQVSENLLRRQADNQKLQERNMLLKEDIEDLKGGLEAIEELARNDLGFIKPGETFYRVLPRDSAGQNKQSSLPKSD; encoded by the coding sequence ATGCGCCTGTTTACCCTTATCCTGATAGTTTTGTTGGCGTTGGTTCAGCGTCAGCTCTGGTTCGGGAAAAACGGACTTGTTGAATATCGACAAGTCTCAGAAAACTTATTACGTCGGCAAGCTGATAACCAAAAGCTGCAAGAACGGAATATGCTTCTTAAAGAAGATATTGAAGATTTGAAAGGCGGTCTGGAAGCGATCGAAGAATTAGCCCGTAATGATCTGGGGTTTATTAAACCCGGAGAAACCTTTTATCGGGTGCTACCTCGTGACAGTGCCGGACAAAATAAACAAAGTTCACTACCGAAGAGTGATTAA